A region of the Thioploca ingrica genome:
CTAAGCGTTGTTTCAGATGTTGTTCATAAACAATTGCCCAAGAAACACCTAAAATAATACTCAGTCCGAGTATACCAACCGCTATACTCAACCATTTTATTCGCCGCTGTTTAGCCGCTTGAAGCGAAGCTAATATCGCACTGGGAGGTACTAAAGCATAACCATATGCGACTGTGGGTGGCATGGGTATTTCTTCCCAGTCACTCATATTGGTTTTCCATTCCTGCTCCAGATGACTCGTGAAACCAGACATAGCCTCTTCTAATTGCTGCTGGAATACCGGTACATCTCGATCGATTTTAGGTAAATGTAACCAACGTTGGATAACATTACCTGACCATTCCATATAAGTGATAGTATTGTCATCTTCATCATAGACTTGGCAAGCAACATTATTTTTGGGTAAAGTGACTACCGGACGAGGTAAGATACACGCTAGTAATAAACCGACTTTGTCAAATTCTTGAAATAGTTCTTCCGCACGTTTAACGGAAAACCATAAAGCATAAGTCTGTTCCCCGGGTGTTTGAGCTTGCACCGCCAATAATAAGGGTTCAGTTACCCCAGGTAACAAGGTCGGTAATTGTAAACTAACCGCATTTTTTATATTTTGCGCATCAATAGCGGGCAATTTGAGACTGGTCGCCACAAATTCACGGCTCGGTAAAGCCAATGCAATGCGTTGTTGAGCAGTCGCTAAGGGTAATAACCGTCGAGCCGCATTAGCTAATTCAGAGGGTGTGAATTGAAATAGGGATTCATCGTGTTGAGCCACTAAATTTTGGGTATTCGCATGTAAGAGAGCATTATTGTATACAATCAAACAAATATCACAGGAAGCGGGTTGTAATTGACGTTTTTTTATCAGTTTAGGAGATTTAAGTTTCATCTGCTTGATTTATAATGAATTAGCAATGGTAAAGAAGGTTATTCATCGAGATTATCTTTGGGACTATAACGAATAATAAACACCGCGATGACTAAAATAAGGATAGCCGAACTTAAGGTAATGATTGTTATGCCCTGCATTTGTTTCATTCCAATGGTGATGTAACGTGCAATAGCAACAATGGCGATATAAAGAGGATATCGTATCGGTAATTTGCCACTGGTAAAATAAAGTCCGACCATAGTTAAAATTTCAAGGAATATAAATAATATTAGAATATCTTCTAACCGGACTGTAAGTCGCACTAACATACTATAAACTTCTTGCCCAACGGCCACTAAAGTGGCTAACGTGATAATCAACAAGCCCAGCCACTCTAGGTATTCTAAAATCGTAATGACCCACTGCGTTAATTGGGGTGATGGAGTTCGGTATTTGGTAGCCATGATTTTAAATCAATTAGAAAACAAGTTGTATTATTATAACCGGTCTTCATGAAAAGACGCTCACTTCGTTAATTAAAACCAGCCATGACTAGTCCAACTGAAATAATTCAATCACCACTGCCGTTTGCCTTTGCAAAACGCTATGGGGTGATAGTAACCCATCTGAGTGAAGAGCAGGCTACTATTTGCCATCGACCCGGATTAACCCGTCATACCTTAAGTGAAGTGCGACGTTGTTTAGGGATGCCTTTGATTTTGCAAGCCGTTTCAGTAGAGCAATTTGATAGGTTACTTATTATTCATTATGAACAACGAACCTCTCAACAATCGATGCAAATGATAGCAGATTTAGATGAAGAACTTGATTTATTTGAAGTTGCTCAACAATTAGCGGAACCAGAAGATTTGTTAGAAACTGAAGATGATGCCCCAATTATTCGCTTGATTAATGCGCTGCTTTCGGAGGCGATTAAAGAAAATGCTTCGGATATTCATATCGAACCGTTTGAAAGCCGATTAGTGGTTCGTTTTCGTGTGGATGGAGTATTACGTGAAGTTCTTCAACCTCGGCGAGTATTAGCGCCTTTGTTAATTTCCCGCATTAAGGTGATGGCCAAACTGGATATTGCCGAAAAGCGGTTACCTCAAGATGGGCGAATTTCCTTGCGTATCGCCGGTCGAGCGGTTGATATCCGCGTTTCGACTATTCCCTGTGGACATGGCGAAAGAGTGGTATTACGTCTACTCGATAAACAAACCGGACGTCTCGATCTCAAATACCTCGGCATGTCCCCCGATATTCTCAAGCGGTTGCAAGAACAATTGCAAAAACCGCATGGCGTTTTGTTAGTGACTGGGCCCACTGGTTCAGGTAAAACGACGAGCCTGTATGCGATGTTGAATTATTTAAATGATCGGAGCCGTAACATGATGACGGTTGAAGATCCGATAGAATACTATCTTGATGGCATTGGACAAACCCAAGTGAATGCTAAAACCAATATGACCTTTGCTAAAGGGTTACGTGCCATCTTACGCCAAGATCCCGATATCGTAATGGTGG
Encoded here:
- a CDS encoding Tfp pilus assembly protein PilN, encoding MKLKSPKLIKKRQLQPASCDICLIVYNNALLHANTQNLVAQHDESLFQFTPSELANAARRLLPLATAQQRIALALPSREFVATSLKLPAIDAQNIKNAVSLQLPTLLPGVTEPLLLAVQAQTPGEQTYALWFSVKRAEELFQEFDKVGLLLACILPRPVVTLPKNNVACQVYDEDDNTITYMEWSGNVIQRWLHLPKIDRDVPVFQQQLEEAMSGFTSHLEQEWKTNMSDWEEIPMPPTVAYGYALVPPSAILASLQAAKQRRIKWLSIAVGILGLSIILGVSWAIVYEQHLKQRLADLKHRTDNVSQWRAEVNQFEEAFGTVKNFPPQDVVKILQILNELIPKDSWIVSFQIEGGVVKLEGYSLEPTKLIEILTKQPEFYDVHQSRGTTQEINRKELRFGIDFKLKNFDLATYWLEYFPNKK
- a CDS encoding phosphate-starvation-inducible E, which translates into the protein MATKYRTPSPQLTQWVITILEYLEWLGLLIITLATLVAVGQEVYSMLVRLTVRLEDILILFIFLEILTMVGLYFTSGKLPIRYPLYIAIVAIARYITIGMKQMQGITIITLSSAILILVIAVFIIRYSPKDNLDE
- a CDS encoding type II secretion system protein E — translated: MTSPTEIIQSPLPFAFAKRYGVIVTHLSEEQATICHRPGLTRHTLSEVRRCLGMPLILQAVSVEQFDRLLIIHYEQRTSQQSMQMIADLDEELDLFEVAQQLAEPEDLLETEDDAPIIRLINALLSEAIKENASDIHIEPFESRLVVRFRVDGVLREVLQPRRVLAPLLISRIKVMAKLDIAEKRLPQDGRISLRIAGRAVDIRVSTIPCGHGERVVLRLLDKQTGRLDLKYLGMSPDILKRLQEQLQKPHGVLLVTGPTGSGKTTSLYAMLNYLNDRSRNMMTVEDPIEYYLDGIGQTQVNAKTNMTFAKGLRAILRQDPDIVMVGEIRDTETAQIAVQASLTGHLFLSTLHTNTAIGAVTRLRDMGIEPFLIASSLIAVMSQRLMRLLCSHCKQAYQVNQIEPLQLHFNEPLTLYSPQGCPACNLMGYRHRIGIYELVNIDNTLRTMIHDSAGQHTLEAYAHQQTDTIQQNGIKRLLAGDTALEELLRVTREV